From a region of the Lentilactobacillus curieae genome:
- a CDS encoding MetQ/NlpA family ABC transporter substrate-binding protein → MKRKIYGFIAVAFSLLLLVGCSSKSSDKGTTLKIGASAVPHAQILRHVAPELKKEGVNLKITTFQDYIMPNKALAGGELDANYFQHVPFLKQWNKENKGNLVNAGSVHLEPIGIFSKKVKNLKDLKKGATILVSSNTPDYGRVLTLFKDAGLITIKKGVDITSANFNDIASNPRHLKFKHTFEPKLMAEIYKNGEGDAVVINANYAVQSGLDPRKDSIALEKQSSPYANIVVTRKGDQNKPAIKKLMKALQSKSTQNWISKHYKGAVLPVKATK, encoded by the coding sequence ATGAAGAGAAAAATTTATGGATTTATTGCCGTTGCATTTAGTTTATTGTTACTTGTAGGTTGTTCTTCAAAAAGTAGTGACAAGGGTACTACACTGAAAATTGGGGCTTCTGCAGTTCCTCATGCCCAGATTTTGCGTCACGTGGCTCCTGAATTGAAAAAAGAAGGCGTTAACCTTAAAATTACCACATTCCAAGATTACATCATGCCTAACAAAGCTCTGGCTGGTGGAGAACTTGATGCCAACTACTTCCAACACGTTCCATTTTTAAAGCAATGGAACAAGGAAAATAAAGGTAATTTAGTAAATGCCGGTAGCGTTCATTTGGAACCAATTGGTATTTTCTCAAAGAAAGTTAAGAATTTGAAAGATCTAAAGAAGGGGGCTACGATTTTAGTAAGTAGCAATACTCCTGATTATGGTCGAGTTTTAACTTTATTTAAGGACGCAGGGTTGATCACAATCAAGAAGGGCGTTGATATCACATCTGCAAACTTCAATGATATCGCATCAAACCCTCGTCACCTAAAGTTTAAGCACACATTTGAGCCAAAATTGATGGCTGAAATTTATAAAAACGGTGAGGGTGATGCCGTCGTAATTAACGCTAATTACGCTGTTCAATCTGGTTTGGATCCAAGAAAAGATTCGATTGCACTTGAAAAGCAATCATCACCTTATGCAAATATCGTGGTTACTCGTAAGGGCGATCAAAACAAACCTGCAATTAAGAAATTAATGAAGGCATTACAATCAAAGAGTACTCAAAACTGGATTTCAAAACATTACAAGGGTGCTGTTTTGCCAGTAAAGGCAACTAAATAA
- a CDS encoding methionine ABC transporter permease, translating to MANTGFSSFFKFSTVNWPDMWSATWETIWMTLLSMVVVIILGIILGLFLYLTHGKSNPLLKVINWIIAILVNIFRSIPYIILILLVMPFTKVVTGTIIGPVAALPSLIISAAPFYARMVESYLREVDSGVLEAAQSMGANMWEIIFKVLLPESKPALIAGATVTAISLISYTAMAGAIGAGGLGQLAYQDGFQSYNNTIILVATVIIALFVFAVQACGDLFVKHTDKRTL from the coding sequence ATGGCTAATACAGGATTTAGTTCGTTTTTTAAATTTAGTACGGTTAATTGGCCTGATATGTGGAGTGCGACTTGGGAAACCATTTGGATGACCTTGCTTTCCATGGTGGTTGTAATAATCTTAGGAATAATTTTGGGATTGTTTTTATATTTAACGCATGGCAAGAGTAACCCACTGCTGAAAGTCATTAACTGGATCATTGCTATCTTGGTCAATATATTTAGATCAATTCCATACATTATTTTAATTTTATTGGTAATGCCATTTACGAAGGTCGTGACGGGAACCATTATTGGACCGGTCGCTGCCTTACCTTCGCTGATTATCTCAGCGGCACCGTTTTATGCCCGCATGGTTGAATCCTATTTGCGTGAAGTTGACTCAGGGGTTCTTGAAGCTGCCCAATCAATGGGAGCTAATATGTGGGAAATCATCTTTAAAGTTTTGTTGCCTGAAAGTAAGCCGGCCTTGATTGCTGGTGCCACAGTTACCGCAATCTCACTGATTTCATACACGGCTATGGCCGGAGCAATCGGTGCTGGTGGTTTAGGACAGCTTGCTTATCAAGATGGTTTTCAATCGTACAACAATACCATTATCTTAGTTGCCACTGTAATCATTGCGTTATTTGTTTTTGCTGTTCAAGCTTGTGGAGATTTATTCGTTAAGCATACTGATAAACGAACACTTTAA
- a CDS encoding methionine ABC transporter ATP-binding protein — protein MITFKNVSKQYNTKDGDLVAVNDVNIKVDDGQIFGIVGYSGAGKSTLVRMLDGLEAPTSGEIDINGTNIASLYGSALRKQRQKVGMIFQHFNLLWSRTVIKNVMLPLEIAGVSKPERIKRARHLIELVGLQGRENSYPSELSGGQKQRVGIARALANDPEILISDEATSALDPDTTNEVLDLLLKINKEMNLTILLITHEMHAITKVCDAVAVMDNGSVVEQGSVFEVFRNPQADVTKKFVQEEFSGPQNDADLTASELAQKFPEGKIVRLVFHGPQAELPVVSNVIKKFPDLEVNIISGSMHQTQEGAIGSLDLQMTGDMPKIEDALEYLQTLRVETEVISNG, from the coding sequence TTGATTACTTTTAAAAATGTCTCGAAACAGTACAACACAAAAGATGGTGATTTGGTTGCTGTTAACGACGTAAACATTAAGGTTGATGACGGTCAGATTTTTGGAATCGTTGGATATTCAGGCGCTGGAAAGAGTACGTTAGTTCGGATGTTGGATGGACTTGAGGCTCCTACCAGTGGTGAAATTGATATTAATGGAACGAATATTGCAAGTTTGTATGGTTCCGCATTAAGGAAGCAACGCCAAAAGGTGGGAATGATTTTTCAGCATTTCAACTTATTATGGTCAAGAACTGTAATTAAGAATGTTATGTTGCCATTGGAAATTGCTGGTGTATCTAAACCCGAGAGAATAAAGCGAGCAAGGCACTTAATTGAATTGGTTGGGTTGCAAGGAAGAGAAAATTCGTACCCTTCAGAGTTGTCTGGAGGGCAAAAGCAAAGAGTTGGGATTGCGAGAGCTCTTGCAAATGATCCAGAGATTCTTATTTCTGATGAAGCTACCAGTGCCTTGGACCCAGATACAACTAATGAAGTCCTCGATTTGTTGTTAAAAATCAATAAGGAAATGAACTTGACCATTCTGTTGATTACTCATGAAATGCACGCGATTACTAAAGTGTGTGATGCGGTCGCTGTGATGGATAATGGTTCGGTAGTTGAGCAGGGATCTGTATTCGAAGTGTTTAGAAATCCTCAAGCAGACGTTACGAAGAAGTTTGTTCAAGAAGAATTCTCTGGTCCTCAAAATGATGCTGATTTAACAGCTTCAGAGCTAGCACAGAAATTTCCAGAAGGAAAAATTGTCCGGTTGGTATTCCATGGACCACAGGCAGAATTGCCAGTTGTTTCAAACGTAATCAAGAAGTTTCCGGATTTGGAAGTTAACATTATTTCTGGTTCGATGCATCAGACTCAAGAAGGGGCAATTGGTTCACTTGATTTACAGATGACTGGAGACATGCCAAAAATTGAGGATGCCCTTGAATACTTACAAACATTAAGAGTTGAAACTGAGGTGATTTCAAATGGCTAA
- a CDS encoding glycine cleavage system protein H — translation MNENYYWTEENDGVVTVGLTDDGRNELGNITFVSLPKVGDSLKKTDTLMNVEADKAVSDIASPVEGTVIEINEDALSDPSVLNNSDKASSWVARIEK, via the coding sequence ATGAACGAAAACTATTACTGGACCGAAGAAAATGATGGTGTTGTTACCGTTGGTTTAACAGATGACGGGCGGAATGAATTGGGTAACATTACTTTTGTATCACTACCCAAAGTTGGCGACAGCTTAAAGAAGACAGATACTTTGATGAATGTTGAAGCTGATAAAGCTGTTTCTGACATTGCAAGTCCGGTTGAAGGTACTGTGATTGAAATCAATGAAGATGCGCTGAGCGATCCTAGTGTTTTAAATAACTCAGACAAAGCTTCCTCATGGGTTGCCAGAATTGAGAAATAA
- a CDS encoding FtsW/RodA/SpoVE family cell cycle protein, with translation METSRRNSDDKSRIDWGIVLCVLILALVGLGSIYVAASHDTGGASVIKQVVSQLVWYVIGTVAVVIIMQFDSEQLWKVAPLAYGLGILLLAAVLVLYSRSYFLQTGAKSWFQLGPLTFQPSEVMKPAYILMMGRVIVEHNDNYPVKSIKSDWLLIGKMIAWTVPVAVLLKLQNDFGTMLVFFAILAGLVVVSGVTWRIILPAFLLVTGIGGTALALVIPDSGRRLLEKVGFQAYQFARVDTWLHPSSDTSNQGYQLWQSMKAIGSGGIFGTGFNNSHVYVPVRESDMIFSVIGENFGFIGSCLLVFVYFLLIYQMIKVTFDTRNVFYANISTGVIMMILFHVFENVGMSIGLLPLTGIPLPFVSAGGSALIGNMIGIGLIMSMQYHNKSYMFGDDKEFS, from the coding sequence TTGGAAACAAGTCGCAGAAATTCTGATGATAAGTCAAGAATTGACTGGGGAATCGTCCTCTGTGTGCTGATATTGGCATTAGTTGGCCTAGGGTCAATCTATGTTGCTGCATCACACGACACAGGCGGTGCATCAGTGATTAAACAGGTTGTCTCGCAATTAGTATGGTATGTGATTGGTACGGTTGCCGTGGTAATTATAATGCAATTTGATTCAGAACAGCTCTGGAAGGTTGCCCCACTTGCTTACGGACTGGGAATCTTGCTTCTGGCCGCTGTTTTGGTTTTGTATAGTAGGTCTTACTTCCTACAAACTGGTGCCAAAAGTTGGTTTCAATTGGGGCCATTGACGTTCCAACCATCTGAGGTTATGAAACCTGCATACATTTTAATGATGGGGCGGGTAATCGTTGAGCATAACGATAATTATCCCGTCAAGTCCATCAAAAGTGATTGGTTGTTAATTGGAAAGATGATTGCTTGGACTGTACCTGTTGCAGTTCTACTAAAATTACAGAATGACTTTGGTACTATGCTAGTTTTCTTTGCTATCTTAGCCGGGCTGGTAGTAGTCTCTGGTGTCACTTGGAGAATTATCCTACCTGCATTCCTGTTAGTTACGGGAATTGGCGGAACTGCACTAGCTTTGGTCATTCCTGATTCTGGACGTAGGTTACTTGAAAAGGTTGGGTTCCAAGCATACCAGTTTGCGCGAGTTGATACTTGGCTTCACCCTTCATCAGATACTAGTAACCAAGGTTACCAATTGTGGCAGAGTATGAAAGCAATTGGTTCAGGTGGAATATTTGGGACAGGGTTCAATAACTCACACGTTTACGTGCCAGTTAGAGAATCAGATATGATTTTCTCCGTTATTGGAGAGAACTTTGGTTTTATCGGAAGTTGTTTGCTAGTCTTTGTTTACTTCTTATTGATTTATCAAATGATCAAGGTTACTTTCGATACTAGAAACGTTTTTTATGCTAATATTTCAACTGGGGTAATTATGATGATTTTATTCCACGTATTTGAAAATGTTGGTATGAGTATTGGACTTTTACCACTTACAGGTATTCCATTACCATTTGTTAGTGCCGGTGGATCGGCGCTGATTGGGAATATGATTGGGATAGGTTTAATAATGTCAATGCAGTATCACAATAAGAGTTACATGTTTGGTGACGATAAAGAATTCTCATAG
- a CDS encoding DUF2969 domain-containing protein, whose amino-acid sequence MSKAKEINVDINDTKNSQGQPISELLVGKKVIGNIRQLEDKKFEVVNLDKDVFHVKSFDEGVTTLIRHFNLHH is encoded by the coding sequence ATGAGTAAAGCTAAAGAAATTAATGTAGACATCAATGACACTAAAAATAGTCAAGGACAACCAATATCTGAATTGTTGGTTGGCAAAAAGGTGATTGGAAACATTCGTCAACTTGAAGATAAGAAGTTTGAAGTGGTCAACTTAGATAAGGATGTCTTTCATGTAAAGAGTTTTGATGAGGGTGTTACGACTTTGATCAGACACTTTAATTTGCATCATTAG
- the yidD gene encoding membrane protein insertion efficiency factor YidD: protein MKRILIGLVHGYQHYISPLTPPSCRYYPTCSNYMLGAVKKHGAFLGAIMGTARILRCHPFVKGGYDPVPDKFTIFRNKKARDEYRKTMNLK, encoded by the coding sequence TTGAAACGAATTCTAATTGGTTTAGTTCATGGTTATCAGCATTATATTTCGCCGTTGACTCCACCGTCTTGTCGCTATTACCCAACCTGTAGCAACTATATGCTAGGGGCGGTAAAAAAGCATGGTGCCTTTCTTGGTGCCATTATGGGGACAGCGCGGATTTTGAGGTGCCATCCTTTTGTTAAGGGCGGTTATGACCCAGTTCCCGACAAGTTTACGATTTTTAGAAACAAGAAAGCACGCGACGAATACAGAAAAACAATGAACTTAAAGTAA
- a CDS encoding rod shape-determining protein, with the protein MAKDIGIDLGTANVLIYVAGKGIVLNEPSVVAIDTKTNQVLAVGSEAYRMVGRTPSNIRAIRPLKDGVISDFDITEEMLTYFINKLDVKGFMSKPKIMICAPTNVTEIERNAIIQAAEKAGGGQVYLEEEPKVAAVGAGMDVWKPQGNMVIDMGGGTSDIAVISLGDIVASKSIRVAGDKMNSEIVTFIKQKHNLVIGEHTAENIKIEIGTAKTDPEDKTEMEVRGRDAVSGMPRAITITANEIAEAINDTVQLIIAGAKEVLETIPPELASDIVDRGVMLTGGGALLRNIDQVIADALTVPVIISESPLDNVAKGAGILLEHYVKNPKAKAQKEQ; encoded by the coding sequence ATGGCAAAAGACATAGGAATCGATTTAGGGACTGCTAACGTGTTGATTTACGTAGCAGGGAAGGGAATCGTTTTAAACGAACCTTCAGTGGTAGCAATCGATACAAAAACAAATCAAGTATTAGCAGTTGGATCAGAAGCTTACCGTATGGTTGGTCGGACTCCAAGTAATATTAGAGCAATCCGTCCACTTAAAGATGGGGTAATCTCTGATTTTGATATTACTGAAGAAATGCTAACTTATTTCATTAACAAGCTTGATGTTAAAGGATTCATGTCAAAGCCTAAGATCATGATCTGTGCGCCAACAAACGTCACTGAAATCGAGAGAAACGCAATTATTCAGGCTGCTGAAAAAGCTGGTGGTGGTCAAGTTTACCTCGAAGAAGAACCAAAGGTAGCTGCGGTTGGTGCCGGAATGGATGTTTGGAAGCCACAAGGTAACATGGTTATTGATATGGGTGGTGGAACTTCTGATATCGCCGTTATTTCATTAGGAGATATCGTTGCCAGCAAATCAATCCGGGTTGCCGGTGATAAGATGAACAGTGAGATTGTTACTTTTATCAAGCAAAAGCACAACCTGGTTATTGGTGAGCACACGGCTGAAAATATTAAGATTGAAATCGGAACTGCTAAGACGGATCCTGAGGATAAGACCGAAATGGAAGTTCGTGGTCGTGACGCTGTTTCTGGAATGCCAAGAGCCATTACCATTACAGCAAACGAAATTGCTGAGGCAATTAACGACACAGTACAATTAATTATCGCTGGGGCAAAAGAAGTCCTCGAAACAATTCCACCTGAACTAGCTTCAGATATTGTTGATCGTGGAGTAATGCTGACCGGTGGTGGGGCATTACTTAGAAACATCGATCAAGTAATTGCGGACGCTCTAACCGTTCCAGTTATCATTTCAGAAAGCCCATTGGACAACGTCGCTAAGGGCGCTGGAATTTTGCTTGAACATTATGTGAAGAATCCGAAAGCAAAGGCACAAAAAGAACAGTAG
- the murA gene encoding UDP-N-acetylglucosamine 1-carboxyvinyltransferase → MDKIIVHGGNPLRGTVHIDGAKNAVLPIQAATILASEGKTIISNVPLLSDVYTMNQVLKFLNVSVDFDEETNTIEFDASNKVSSEAPFDYVSKMRASIVVMGPLLARLGKAKVALPGGCAIGSRPIDLHLKGFEALGAKIEQHDGYVEATAPNGLQGAEIYLDFPSVGATQNIVMAATLAKGKTVIHNAAREPEIVDLVNVLNKMGAKVRGAGTEQIKITGVESLHGTEHAVVQDRIEAGTFMIAAAATHGDVFVDGAIAEHNRPLILKMREMGITVVEREDGIRVIGPDALKPVDVKTLPHPGFPTDMQPQMTILQLLSEGSSAMTETVFENRFMHMEELRRMNAKYTITGRTVVMEGKTELSGAEVAATDLRAAAALVIAGLAAKGYTQVRNLQYLDRGYYDFHKKLESLGAEIKRVTVDENNKVVSKALVNH, encoded by the coding sequence TTGGATAAGATTATTGTTCATGGGGGAAACCCATTACGGGGAACGGTACATATTGATGGTGCTAAGAATGCGGTGTTGCCAATTCAGGCAGCTACTATTTTGGCAAGCGAAGGGAAAACTATCATTTCTAACGTACCTTTACTTTCAGATGTATACACAATGAATCAAGTATTAAAATTTTTGAATGTTTCAGTAGATTTTGATGAAGAAACTAACACCATTGAATTTGATGCTAGCAACAAAGTTTCAAGTGAAGCGCCATTTGACTATGTTTCAAAGATGCGAGCTTCAATTGTTGTCATGGGGCCACTTTTGGCAAGACTTGGAAAAGCCAAAGTTGCATTACCAGGTGGTTGTGCTATTGGTTCACGGCCAATTGATCTTCATCTAAAGGGTTTTGAGGCTCTTGGTGCAAAGATTGAACAACATGACGGTTATGTTGAGGCTACCGCGCCAAATGGATTACAGGGTGCAGAAATTTACCTTGATTTTCCAAGTGTGGGTGCTACTCAAAACATCGTGATGGCAGCTACCCTAGCAAAGGGTAAAACTGTTATTCATAATGCAGCTAGAGAACCAGAAATTGTTGATTTAGTTAATGTTTTAAATAAAATGGGCGCCAAAGTTCGTGGTGCCGGTACTGAACAAATTAAAATTACGGGTGTTGAGAGTCTTCATGGCACTGAACATGCCGTTGTCCAGGACAGAATTGAAGCGGGAACATTTATGATTGCTGCTGCTGCAACTCACGGCGATGTGTTCGTTGATGGGGCAATTGCGGAACACAACCGGCCATTGATTCTTAAAATGCGTGAAATGGGTATCACGGTAGTTGAACGCGAAGATGGCATTAGAGTTATCGGTCCAGATGCGCTAAAACCAGTTGATGTTAAAACTCTACCACACCCAGGATTTCCAACAGATATGCAACCACAAATGACGATTTTGCAGTTGTTATCAGAGGGTAGCAGTGCTATGACTGAAACAGTTTTTGAAAACCGTTTTATGCACATGGAAGAACTTAGAAGAATGAATGCTAAGTATACTATTACTGGTCGAACGGTGGTCATGGAAGGTAAGACAGAATTATCTGGTGCAGAGGTTGCAGCTACTGATTTACGGGCTGCCGCTGCATTGGTAATTGCTGGGCTTGCTGCTAAGGGTTACACCCAGGTACGTAACTTACAATACCTTGATCGTGGTTACTATGATTTCCACAAAAAATTAGAAAGCCTTGGCGCAGAAATCAAGCGTGTAACTGTTGATGAAAACAATAAGGTTGTTTCAAAAGCGTTAGTAAACCACTAG
- a CDS encoding DUF1146 family protein codes for MSMFGLQSLITLFMYIFFIFLAFWSINEIHIERYLPIRALPGKLLIVLLSIALGYTVSSFFLSLIDNIRNLVFLFK; via the coding sequence ATGTCAATGTTCGGGTTACAATCGTTAATTACGTTGTTTATGTATATTTTTTTCATATTCTTGGCATTTTGGAGCATTAATGAGATTCACATTGAAAGGTATTTACCAATCCGCGCATTACCAGGTAAGTTGTTAATTGTGTTATTATCAATTGCATTAGGATACACGGTGAGTTCATTCTTTCTTTCACTGATTGACAACATCAGGAATCTAGTTTTTTTATTTAAGTGA